CACCTGGTCAACTTACATATTATTAGTGTTTGTTCAAAGATTTGGTTGATTTTATTTTCCAAGATTCGGGGTGTTTGGTCTCTGTTTGGTTTCTCCCTGTTGGAATGGGACAACTCAAGCACTTTGATGGGCACTATTTGTTCTCCTTGCTGGGAATGTCTCCCCTTGATAACAGTACTCCGTACTGTACTTGTTTAGATGTATCATTAGTGTTTGTTCAAAGGTTTTGTCCATCAtctctttcaaaaaaaatattttgtcCATAGTTTGGTGATTTGTAGGTGGGGTGGTTACAGCAGAGTACCAGCCAAACGCAGTTGGAGAGGATTACAGAATCTAGCATCTGTTTGGTTTCCCCTGTTGGAGTGAGAGAGCTCAAgcaatgaatgttttattggtGAAATGTTAGATCACCAACCTGTACCTACAAATCAACCAATCCACATCGCCTTCAACTTTTGTTTCCTATACGTACCCATGTCACCCATGACACACCATGGCACGACCAATGTTGACCTCCGACATGTGGGGCCAGGGTGACATGGAAAATTAATCCACACATGACTACTTTCATCAACAACTCATGTGTCAGACTCAGAGACTCAGACCACACAAATAGCTTGCTTCCAATCATAGCACGTCTGCTCCAAATTTCACTCAAATTTGTCAGTAACAACTAAGTTTGATGTCAATTTACTCAATTACTCCAAGGTTTTCACCATGGGCTGACAACTGATCTCCCGCAGGTGACGAGGTTCAAGTGCGGCGGCTTCGCGCTGGGCCTGGCCATGAACCACTGCATGTTCGACGGCATCGGCGCCATGGAGTTCGTCAACTCGTGGGCCGAGACGGCGCGCGGCACCGCCGAGCTCACCGTGCCGCCGTTCCTCGACCGCACCGTGCTCCGGGCGCGCGACCCGCCCGTGCACACCTTCCCGCACCACGAGTTCGCCGAGATCCCCGACGTCTCCGACACGGCGGCGCTCTACGGCTCCCAGGAGCTCCTCTACCGCTCCTTCTGCTTCGACCCGGACCGCCTGGAGCGCGTCCGGGCGCTGGCGCTTGCCGGCGGCGACCTGGGCCGCTGCACCACCTTCGAGGCGCTCTCGGGCCTCGTGTGGCGCGCGCGCACCAAGGCCCTGGGGCTCGCGCCCGAGCAGCGCACCAAGCTGCTCTTCGCCGtcgacgggcggcgccggtTCGTGCCGCCGCTGCCCCGGGGCTACTTCGGGAATGGCATCGTGCTGACCAACGCGATCGCCACCGCCGGCGAGCTGCTGTCGGCGCCCGTGtcgcgcgcggcggggctggTGCAGGACGCCGTGCGGATGGTCACCGACGAGTACATGCGGTCGGCGGTGGACTACTTCGAGGCGACGCGGGCGCGGCCGTCGCTGGCGTCCACGCTGCTCATCACCACGTGGTCCAGGCTCGAGTTCCACGGCGCCGA
Above is a genomic segment from Panicum hallii strain FIL2 chromosome 8, PHallii_v3.1, whole genome shotgun sequence containing:
- the LOC112902742 gene encoding omega-hydroxypalmitate O-feruloyl transferase, whose protein sequence is MVVEMKENGVAAAAGAGEKAAPQLSVKRGEPTLVPPAEPTPTGEQYYLSNLDQNIAVIVQTVYCYKPSGGAAGDGGKDDVAAALRDALARVLVHYHPLAGRLGISPEMKLTVELTGEGAVFVEADACCDLADVGDLTKPDPAALGQLVYSVPGAKHILEMPPMTAQVTRFKCGGFALGLAMNHCMFDGIGAMEFVNSWAETARGTAELTVPPFLDRTVLRARDPPVHTFPHHEFAEIPDVSDTAALYGSQELLYRSFCFDPDRLERVRALALAGGDLGRCTTFEALSGLVWRARTKALGLAPEQRTKLLFAVDGRRRFVPPLPRGYFGNGIVLTNAIATAGELLSAPVSRAAGLVQDAVRMVTDEYMRSAVDYFEATRARPSLASTLLITTWSRLEFHGADFGWGEPVMSGPVTLPEKEVILFLAHGKERKSINVLLGLPATAMDAFQELMDEI